A window of Roseiflexus castenholzii DSM 13941 genomic DNA:
CTGCGTCAGGCGAATGCGCCTGGTGTGGTCATCTTCGCGTCCGATGTGGTGTTGGAGGGCGCAGATGACGCGCCGGACTGGACGCGCGCGCCTGAACCGGGCGATATTGCGCTGATCGGGTATACATCGGGCACGACCGGACGATCAAAGGGCGCTATGCTGACCCATGCCAATCTCATGGCGAATAGCGCGGCCGTCACCGTCGCCTGGCATTGGACGGAGCACGACCGCCTGCTGTTGACCCTGCCGTTGTTCCACATTCACGGTCTTGGCGTTGGGCTGAATGGCACGCTCTATACGGCAAGCACAGTCGATCTGCGGCGCGGGTTTGATGCGGCGGATGTGCTCGACACGCTGGCGCGCGGCGAGACAACGATGTTCTTTGGGGTGCCGACGATGTACACCCGCCTGATTGCCGAAGCGCGGCGACGACAGGCAGCAGGAGCGTCGGCGCGCGTTGACGGGATGCGTCTGTTCGTCTCCGGGTCGGCGCCGCTCAGCCCGCAGACCTTCGCCGAGTTCGAGGAACTGTTCGGGCATCGCATCCTGGAGCGCTATGGCATGACCGAAACAGTGATGAACCTGACCAACCCCTACGACGGCGAACGCCGTCCTGGAACGGTCGGCATGCCGTTTCCGGGGCAGGAAGCGCGCATTGTCGATGTGCGCACCCGTCAACCGCTTCCCGATGGCGAGATCGGCGAAATTCAGGTGCGTGGTCCGCACGTGTTCGCCGGGTACTGGCGCAACCCGCAGGCGACCGCCGAGGCATTCGACGCCGATGGCTGGTTCAACACCGGCGACCTGGGCTGGCGCAGCGCGGACGGGTATTTCACGATTACAGGACGCGCCCGCGAACTAATCATCAGCGGCGGGTACAACATCTACCCGCGCGAGGTCGAAGAAGTGTTACTGGCGCATCCCGCCGTCTCCGAGGCTGCGGTGGTCGGACTGCCCGACGCGGAGTTTGGCGAGCAGGTGGTGGCGGTGGTCGTGCCGGCAACATCGGCGACCGACAGTTTGGAACAGGAATTGATCGACTGGTGCCGCGCGCGCCTGGCGAGTTACAAAAAACCGCGACGAATTGTGTTTGTTGCATCGTTGCCGCGCAACGCGCTGGGCAAGGTGCAAAAGCATGTGATGCAACAGCAACTGACTCCATCAGGCGCAACCTGAAAGGACACCGCCATGAAGTATGACGATCTTGCCGCCGAACTGCGCGAGTGCGTCATGGGCGACGTGCAGACCGATGCGATTTCACGCGCTCTCTACGCAACCGACGCGAGCATCTACCAGATTGAGCCGCTTGGTGTGGTGCTGCCAAAGGACGAAGCGGACGTCGCTGCGCTCGTGCGCCTGGCGCGCCTGCGGCGCCTGCCGATTGTGCCGCGCGGCGGCGGCACCAGCCTGGCAGGGCAGGCGGTTGGACGCGCTATTCACGTCGATTTCACCAAGTACATGAACCGCCTGCTAGAGGTGAATGTCGCCGGACAGTGGGCATGGGTTGAACCGGGGATCGTCCTCGATCACCTGAATGCGGAACTTGCGCCGCACAATATGAAGTTTGCGCCGGATGTCTCTCCGTCGAACCGTGCCACAATCGGCGGCATGATCGCCAACAATTCATCCGGCATGTACTCGCTGGTGTACGGCAAGACCATCGATCACGTGCTGGAGTTGAAGGTCATGCTGTCCGATGGCAGTATCACTACCTTTCGCCCGCTCGATGAAGCGGAACTGCGCGCCTGCATGGCGAACACTGACCTCGAGGGGCGCATCTACCGCACGGTAGCGCGGCTGGCGCGCGAGCATGCCGACGAAATTGCGCGGCGCTATCCCAAAGTGCTGCGGCGCGTCGGCGGTTACAACCTCGATGCGTTCGTTCCGGTGAACGACGATGACGCCACCCGCTACGGCATCATGTTTGGCGCGCGATCACCCGACCGACGCTTCAACATGACGAACATGATTGTCGGTTCGGAAGGCACGCTGGCGCTGGTGCTGGCGGCACGCCTGCGTCTTGTTCCACGCCCGAAGCATACCGCCATTGCTATTCTGGAGTTTGACACACTCGATGCCGCGCTCGATGCGGTCGTTCCCTGCCTGGAGTGCAGTCCGGCCGCCGTCGAACTGATGGACGACATTCTGCTCGACCTGACGCGCAAATCGCACGAATATGCACAATATCTGGCGCTCTTCGTCCAGGGAAGGCCAGGCGCGCTGTTGCAGGTCGAGTTCTTCGGCGAGTCCGAGGATGAGGTGCATGCCAGCCTGACGCGGTTGGAGCAGCATCTGCGCACCCGGTGCAGCGCCATCACCCCCATGAGTGATGCGCGCCGGAAGAACGCCGTGCTGGCGGTGCGCAAAGCGGGTCTGCCGCTGCTCCAGTCCCTCTCGCCGGACCTGAAGCCGGAGACGTTCGTTGAAGACTCTGCCGTGCCGCCAGAGAAGTTGAACGTCTACCTGCGCCGCTTTCGCAATATTTGCCACGCGCATGGTGTGCAGGTCGCTTTTTATGGACATGCCAGCGTCGGCGTTATCCATGCCCGCCCGCTGCTCAACCTGAAGCATGCCGATGATGTGCGGAAAATGCGCGCCATTGCGGAGGAAATCAAGGACCTCGTGATAGAGTTCGGCGGCGCGCTCTCCGGCGAACATGGCGATGGCATGCTACGCGCCGAGTTCAACCGCGAGTTGTTTGGCGAAACGCTCTACGAAGCGTTTCGTGAGATCAAGCATACCTTCGATCCTTACGACATCTTCAACCCCGGCAAAATCGTCGATGCCCCGCCGATGGATCGCCATTTGCGCTATGGCGAGCGCTACCATCCGATCCAGTTGCACACCCGCTTCCGTTTCAGCGATACCGGCGGCATCGTCGGCGCCGTCGAGTTGTGCAATGGCAATGGTCTATGCCGCAAAATGTCCGGCGGCACGATGTGCCCCAGTTACATGGTGACGCGCGATGAAGAACACTCGACACGCGGGCGCGCGAATGCGCTACGCATGGTCTTTTCTGGTGCGCTTCCGCTCGATGCGCTCACCGGTGCGCGTATGAAAGAGGTGATGGACCTCTGCCTGGAGTGCAAAGGATGCACTGGCGAGTGTCCGTCGCGGGTCAACATGACGCGCCTGAAATCGGAATGGCTGTCGATCTACTACGAGCAGCATGGCATTCCGCTGCGATCACGCATCTTTGGCGCTATCCGAACGATCAACGAACTCGGCAGTCGCCTCGCGCCACTGGCGAACCGTCTGCTCGCATTGCCGTTCGTTCCGACGCTCCAGGAACGTCTGATCGGCGTCAGTCGTCAGCGCCGTTTACCGCCGTTTGCAGCGCAACCATTCCACCGCTGGTTTGCCGCCCGTCAGTCGCCGGTTGACGCTGACCGTCCTTCGGTCGTTCTCTTTCCCGACACCTTCGCCGACTACAACGATCCGCACATCGCGCAAGCGGCGGTGCGCGTCCTGGAAGCCGCCGGGTATCGTGTGCTCCTGCCGACGCGCCGCGTCTGCTGCGGGCGTCCGCAGATTTCGAAGGGATTGCTGAAGGAAGTCCAGGCGCTGGCGCAGCGGCAGCTCGATGCTCTGGGACCCTATGCCGCCGCCGGTATTCCGATCATCGGTCTCGAACCGAGTTGTATCCTGAGCTTCCGCGACGAGTATCCCGACCTGCTGGACGACCCACGCACCGCGACGCTGGCCCAGATGTCGTTCCTGTTCGATGAGTTCCTGGCGCGCGAAGTGCGCGCCGGTCGCGCAACGTTGCGTTTCCGCGATCAGGCGCCGCGCCGATATCTGTTCCATGGTCACTGCCACCAGAAGGCGCTCATCGGCAGCGCCTATGCGCTGGCGCTGCTCCGGATGATCCCCGGCGCCGACGCGCGCGAGGTTGATAGCGGGTGCTGCGGCATGGCGGGGTCCTTTGGATATGAAGCAGAACACTACGCCATCTCGCAGAAGATCGGTGAACGCGCGCTCTTCCCTGCGGTGCGTGCATTGCCCGCCACCGCTGAGGTTGTCGCAATGGGAACCAGTTGCCGCCAGCAGATCGCCGATGGAACCGGACGGCGCGCGCGACACCTCGCCGAAGTGTTGGCGGATGCGCTCGAAGAGTAGCGATGCCGTCACTCAGGAGTAAGCGTTGCTTCTGAACAAACTCGGATGCTTCGCTTATCAGCCACAAAAGTAGCGATGCCGTCACTCAGGAGCAAGCGTTTCTTCTCTTGATATTTCTCCCCCTGCATGCTATGATCTGCCAACACAGAGAAGTAGAATCTCTGGCGGCGGCAGGAGATGCCGCCGGTAGAGGAAAGAAACTCAAAGCATCTCCGAACGCTCAGACAGAAGCCAGAAAGTAAACAGCGCGGTCGGCGCGTGGCGATCAGCGACGATGATCCCCGCAGCGCGGACCGCTTTTTATTCGATGCCACATCCCTCCGGTTGCACAATCGGTACGAGGGAGCAACGATACCTATGATGACCGAACTCAAACGTCTGGTCGTTGGCCGTCCGCTCGCCAACGACCAGTTAGTCCACGAGCGATTGCCCAAGCGCCTGGCGCTTGCCGTGTTCTCATCCGACGCGCTTTCATCGACGGCATACGCCACCGAGGCGATCCTGATCGTTCTTTCGGCGGCTGGCGCAGCGGCGCTTGGGCTTGCCACCCCGATCGCGCTCGGCATCGCCGTGCTGTTGATGACCGTCGCCTTTTCCTACAGCCAGACGATCAAAGCCTACCCGCAGGGTGGCGGCACATATATCGTCGCGCGCGAAAATCTGGGAACGATCCCGTCGCTCACGGCGGCGTCGGCACTGTTGATCGACTACATCCTGACGGTCGCGGTCAGTATGTCGGCAGGGGTAGCCGCGATCACCTCCGCCTGGCCCGTGTTGGATCCATACCGCGTTGAACTTGCGGTCGGATTGATCGGACTGGTCAGCCTGGCGAATCTGCGCGGCATGAAGGAGTCGGGTGCGATGTTCGCTATACCGACGTATACCTTCATTGCCAGCATGTTCTTGCTGATCGGCGCAGGGCTGGTGAATGTCGTGACCGGCAACGTCACACCTGCACCGCCGCCGCAGACTCCTCACCTGCCAGCCGAGGCCGGTGCGCTTTCATTATTCCTCATTCTGCGCGCATTTGCAGCAGGTTGTACGGCGCTAACCGGCATCGAAGCGATTGCCGACGGCGTGCCCGCCTTCAGGAAGCCTGAATCGCATAATGCAGCGATAACGCTGGCAATCATGGCTGTGCTGCTCGTCACCATGTTTCTCGGTATCACCGTACTGGCAAATGCGTATCACATCATTCCCGATGGCAGCCACGAGCCGGAAACGGCGAACTCACAACTCGCGCGCGCGATTTTCGGCGCGGGATCACCGTTCTACTTCCTGCTCCAGATTGCAACGATGGCAATCCTGGTGCTGGCGTCGAACACCGCATTTGCCGACTTTCCGCGGCTGGCGTACTTCCTGGCGCGCGACCGCTATTTTCCGCGTCAGTTCACCCAACGCGGCGACCGTCTGGTCTTCTCCAACGGCATTGTCGCCCTGGGCTTGATCGCGTCGATCCTGGTGGTTGCCTTTCACGCGCGTGAGCAGGCATTGCTGCCGCTCTACGCGGTTGGCGTCTTTATCTCATTTACCATCTCGCAGGTGGGCATGGTGCAGCACTGGCGGCGAGCGCAGACGCCGGGATGGCGCCGCAGCGCTCTGATCAACGGTTTTGGCGCGACGATGACCGGCGTCGTGATGGTAGTGCTGGCAGTGACGAAGTTCCGCGAAGGAGCGTGGGCAGTGCTGCTCCTCATCCCGATGGTGGTGATGGCGCTGCTGAGCATCCACAACCACTACGTCGCGGTCGCCGAACAATTGTCGCTGGAAGGCGCGCCGCGCCCTGCACCGGTGCGGCGTCATACGGCGCTGGTGCTGGTGAGCGGCGTTCACCGCGGTGTGATTCCGGCGCTGCAATATGCGCTGTCGATTGCACCCGACAATGTGACGGCAGTCTATGTCGATCTCGATGCAGAGAATACGGAAAAGATCAGGCGCAAATGGGAGGAGTGGGGATGCGGCATTCCACTGGTCATTCTACCATCGCCGTACCGCTCACTGATGCAGCCGCTGCTCCAGTATATCGACGAAGTCGAAGCGCGCTACGACGACGACGTGCTGACGATCATTCTGCCGGAATTCGTGCCGTCGAAGTGGTGGCAGTACATGCTCCATAATCAGACCGGGTTGCAACTCAAGGCTGCGCTCTTCTTCAGCCGCGGTAAAGTAGTGACGAGCGTGCCGTACCATCTGGAGCACTGATTGCTGCTCATTGATGATTATCGCCTGAGCCGCGAGTTGTGCCGGTTGTGCGCGCTGGCAATCGGTCGGCGCCAACGGGCAATCGTGTGGGCGCCGGCCATCGAATAAAGAAGCGGGCTTGCACCCAGGAACACGCGCTTCGCCGAGAGTCGAGCGATCAGGCTCGACTCTCGATGTCGCAATGTCATGACGTTGCCGATTCGTCATTGCGCGGGCGCTCGGCCCGGGCATGCGCCTCCTGGTAGCGCGAGAAATCTCGCCGTTGCAGGCGTTCGAGGAACGTCAGCGCCAGGACCGGCAGCATCAGGTAGAAGGCGATCCAGACGGGGTACGTCTTCTTGAGTGAAATATACGGCTCGAATTCGAACGCTGTGAGAAGATTATTCACAATCAGCAGCAGACTCCACGCACTAAGCGTGCGAGGAACAATGTAACCGAAGACGTAAGCGAGCACGCTACCCGTGCGGGTGGCGAGCGTTTGGTTGGCGCGCGGATCGAAGTAGTGCCGCTTGAATGCTCCAAGGCTGAGTCCCCCTGCTTGCGGAAAGTTATCGACGGGCCGGAACAGGTAGCAATAGTTCAATGCCGTCGAGAACACGAGCACGACGGCAGCAGCGGCGATCAAGGCAGGCCATCCTCCGGCTGCCAGGGGGTTCATCTCGCGCGAGAGATCGGGAGTGACCAGGTGGGTGCTGAGACCATCCCCGATCCGAGTGAGGATCACCAAACCCGTGGTCAACCAAAACTCAACCGGTGGGCGCATATACTCTCCTGATTGCGTTTGTCTTCTATAGTAATACCAATTACCGGTGACCATCCGGCATGGTCACCCCGAGCAGAGCGAGGGGTCGTGCGCGACCCGCTTAGATTCCTCGCTGCGCTCGGAATGACAGTCGCTGCGCTCGGAATGACAGTCGCTGCGCTCGGAATGTCAAGCATGCGGCATCGTCAATCGTCATTGGTATAACATAGACTCAGAGCATGATCAGAAACCCGGATGGCTCTTCAGGACTTCCCGTGAAGAAGCCTATAGTTAGCGGGTCGCCGTATACCGGGGATTGAACCGACAATAGCCATCCAGATCGAGAGTCAGTCGTTGAGACAATCGGCGCATATTGCGCGATCCTGAACAAAAGCGCTCAAAGCACGTCAGGCCGCTCTTGAGCGCCGGTGGCGCATTTGCCGCACCCCATCCGCCTTCGAACGGGTGGTGTTGAGCATGTCCGTCAATTCGTTGCGCAGCCGGAGTCCTTGACGCATGGCCAGGCGCTGCTCCTCGACCAGGTGCGTGCTGCCGTTCGTTTGAGCCATTCCTCGATCCGCACCGAAGAATCACAGATGCCACGGGTGACGGAATACATGCTCTTCCCTGAGAAACGTCACCCCAATGGGATGGATGTCGCTAACGTTGAGGCTTTTTTGAGGCATCTGGCTGTCGCGGGGCTCCATAGGGCCGCGGCAGCGCCCCATGCGTATTCAGACCGATGGTTAACCATCGGACGGAGCAGTTGGTTCCGCCCCAATGGTGGCGTGATGGGCAGGGATGGACCGGGCGCGCTGAGGGAGACCGGCGTCTCTTCCGCGCGTCCCGATTTCCCCAGCAATGATGGTCATTCTGTCAGAAGTCATCCGCGCCAGGGTTGCCGCGCCCGATCCTCCGGTTCCCGGCATCCGGCTGGGTCTGCGACAGCAGCACGAAGATCACCGTGCCGAGGATCGCTCCCAGGGCGCCCGGCAGAGTCACGGCGTGATCGGCGTGGACGATGCCGCTGCCGATGATGCCGCCGAGGAGTGCGCCAAAGACTCCTACCAGCGGGAGCACGACGACGCTCCCAGACATAGAACGGTGCGGCAACACCGCGCCGAGCAGCACTGCGACAAACACGCCGATGATTGTCCAGACCAGATACGCCATTGTTATTACGGCGTCGTTGGCGTCGTCGGCGCCGCCGGTTGCTCAGGCGTCGCAGGCTGCGATGGTTGTGTCGATGTCCGTTGCCCCGACGACGGGTTGGGCACGACCGTTGTGCCGGTTGCCATCTGGTTCAACAAGAGGGTAATGTTGGTATTGGGATCGATGAACCAGATATTGCCGCTCTTCAGCATTTCGACCATCAACTCACGCGTGCGTAATTCGAACAGTTCCGGGTTCTCGCGCCAGTAGCGTCCCTGGATTGCGCGCACCTGCGCCTCGCGGTTCGCCGCCTCGAGGGCCGCCGCCGTTTGCCCCTTTTCACGGGTCAGCGCCACGCGCGCTTCTTGCTCCGCCTGGAACAGATTGTTTGCCTGTTCCGCTTCGATCTGCTGGCGGCGGCGCTCCTCCGTTTCGATCTTGACTTCCAGGTTCGCCTTTTCGGAGAGGAGGCGGGCATATTCTTCACTGACCTTAATATCGAGCACCTTCACCGCCTCGATAACAACAAACAGTTGATCGGCAGGGCTTTGCTGTCCGGGACCGGGCGGCGACGTCAGATTCGCGCGAATACGTTGGGAAAACCCGCCGCGGTCGGAGAGCGCCTGGTCGAGCGTGAACTGCGTGCTGGCGCTCTTCAGCGCATCGGAGGCGAAACCTTCGAGTTGCAGACGGAGGAGATCGTCTTCAGCGCCGAGGCGCGCATACATCTGGCGCAGTGACTCAGGATCGGTCTTCCGGCTGAAGTCGATCTGAATATCAATATCGTAGAGTTGCTTGTCACTGCTGGCGACATTCTGCGAGATCTGGAGCGTCTGACGGCGGACGTTCACAATCTCGACGCGCGTCAGCGGCGCAAACGGACGGAAGAAGACACCCGGTTCCTGCACGCCTTCAACCGCACCGCTGGTGATGATGATCCCGCGTTGCCCTTCGTCCACCTGCACAAAGCGCGCGGTCGCCGCTCCCAATCCAACGATGATCAACAGCGCAAACACAATGGCGATAGTCCGCCCTGCAACATTCATGCCTCTTCCTCCTTGTTGTGTCGATGGCTGGTTCTGGCGTTTACGATCAGACATAACGGCGCTCCGGCGCGAGGCGCCCTGCAAGTGCGATTGCTTCATTATACGAGGAGATGCACCGATTGTCACTATGTGGATGCGGTGCGGGGGCGCTGCGCGTGGGTATGAACACCCGCGTTGCCGCCGACGTCCGCTGTCGCCGGTTTGATGCGCCGCTTTTACCCTCACCCCCTGCCCCTCTCCTGCCTGTGGGAGAGGGGAAACCGGCGCCGCGCGCGCGGTCCGTCCCCTGGCGGGTGTGGGGGCGGGGGAGCGCGGGAGTTCTATCCGCCCTTGAAGTCAATCGGTGGGAGGATGCGTCTGAAGGGGGGCGCGTTAGCGTCCGTCGTTCTGAATGAACGACGGTTGAAGGTCGCGCGAGGGCGGGATCAGGTGCAATCGTTCCCCTCCATCTGTCGAGGATCATCCGCCAAAAAAAGAGTCTTTGAGATGTCAATATATCTTTTTATTGACATTTACGATAATTTTCGATATTCTCTTGTTCGAGACAGTCTCATGCCAATGACCTGTGAACATCCGGTATGGTCACTCCGAGCAGCGCGAGGGGTCGCGCGCAACCCGCTTAGATTCCTCGCTGCGCTCGGAATGACCAGCATGCGGCATCGTCAAGCGTCATTGGTATCAGCACCAAAAGGAGGGGCACATTCTATGGAGGGTATGATGGGTGGCAATCTGGCGCTTATCGGGTATCTTGCGCCGCTGTCGCTGGCAGTTGTGGCGCTCATCGCGTGGCTGTCGCGGTCGGTTAATCTGACGTTTCAGCTTGGACGCATTGCCAGTATCGGTTCGTTCCTGCTGTTGCTTGGGCTTGGGATTGTCGTCTTCACCTCCGGTCCGATGGTCAGTCCGGTAATCGGCGTCGGCGAGGCGGGCATCGCCCTGCGCCTCGATGCGCTGAGCGTGATGATGTCGTGGTTGGTGACGCTGCTGGGGACGCTGCTGATCCAGTTCAGCCGCAACTATCTCGATGGCGATCCGCACCAGAAACTCTTTTTCATCCGCCTCTACCTGACGGTCAGCGCGGTTCTGTTGATGGTGCTGTCCGGTAATCTCTGGCAACTGGTTCTGGCGTGGATTGGCATGAGTCTTGCGTTGCACGAGCTGCTGGTGTTTTATCCTGAGCGTCCGCGCGCTCTTCGGGCTGCCCGCAAGAAATTCATTACCGCCCGCATCGGCGATGTGTGCCTGATCGTTGCTGCGGTGTTGCTCGCGCAAACATTTGGTACGACCGATCTGGGCATGATCCGTGAGGCGGCTGCCAGTGCGCTTGCAGGTGGAACCATCCCCGCCGGTGCTGCCATCGCAGCGATCCTGATCGTCATCGTCGCTGCGCTGAAATCGGCGATGTTCCCTTTCCATGGCTGGCTGCTCGAAGTGATGGAAACGCCAACCCCGGTGTCGGCGCTGCTGCACGCCGGTCTGCTCAATGCGGGCATCTTCCTGGTGGTGCGCTTTGGCGAACTGGTGTTCCTGTCGACCCCGGCGCTGATTCTGTTGATCGTGCTCGGCGGGTTCACGGCGATTTTCGCCTCGTCGTCAATGATTACGCAGACCAGCGTCAAGGTCTCGCTGGCGTATTCGAGCGCTGCGCATATGGGCTTTATGATTATGCTGTGCGGCTTTGGCGCGCACACGGTTGCAATTATGCACCTCATCGCTCACTCCTGCTACAAGGCGCACGCCTTCCTGTCGTCCGGCAGCATCATCGAGTATGTGCGGGATACCGGCGCCCAGAAACTCGACACCGCGCCGCACCCGCTCAGTCTCCTGGCAAATATGGCGGTTTCCGTGGCGGTCTTTCTAGCGGTCGCCACTGCCATCGGCATCGACATCACCAAGCGACCGGGTGAAACCGCGATGATCACGATATTTATGATTGCCGTCGCCTATTTGCTGGTGAAGGGCAATACCGACAAAGCGCCCATCTCTGTGATCGGACGCACGATGCTGATGGCTACCCTGGTGACGATGGCCTTCTTCGCTCTGGAGGTCATGGCTGAGGCGCTGCTCGGCGGCGCTGTGGCGGTCTATCCGCCGCTCGATATGCCGACGATGATCGCCGTGGTGCTGGCAGTTGTGCTCTTCGGCATCGTGATGGCGTTCAGCGCGTTCCTGCCTGCGCTGGTGAATCGCCCCGCGTGGCGGGCGCTCTATGTTCACCTCAAGAACGGTTTCTATGCTAACGCTATGTTCGACCGCTTCCTGGACGTCTTCCGACTGGCTCGCTGATCCGTGGTGTGGATGCACTCTTTGAGGAGGAACAAAGCATGATGATGCACATGGCTGAGACTCGAACCCGACCTGCGCCAATGATGGCTGCGTCGCTTCAGATGGTTACCGCCGATATGATCGCGGCAGCAGCGAAGCGCGCCGAGCAGCGCATCGCTCCGCTGTGGCCCCTGCGCAATTTTGTGGCGGTCAATCCATATCTGGGTCTGCTCGATTACTCCTTCGAGACCGCCGCCGAACTGCTGGCGCGCCGGGCTGGCGCCCGGACGACCGCCCCACGCGCGTTCTATGCGCAGGCAATTCGCGACGGGCGCATCACCGATGCCGATCTTGCGTCCGCTCTGGCTGAGGGAAGCCCATCCCCCGGCGCACCTGCGACCGTCGAGGCGCTGAAGGCGTTCGCCTTGAGCAATGCGCCAGAGCCGACCTTCACCACGCTGCCGACTGTCGCCGATGTTGCGCGTGAGATCACCGGCGTCAACTGGGCTGATATTGTGACCGACTCGATCTCGGCGTGGGCCGGCGCCTACTTCGATCTGGGTCAGTCCTACTGGCGGTCGCCCTGGAAACCGATGTCGGCGTATGCTGCATGGCGGGCTGAGGCAACGTATGACCGAACACCACATATACGCGGCGCTCAGGGCTTTCATCAGGCGCTGCGTGAATTGCCGGAATCGGCGATGGAAACGATTATTGCGGCAGTGGAGATGTTGCATATTCCCGCCGATGGGCTTGAAGCATATCTGCACCGGCTCTTGCTGACCATTCACGGTTGGGCTGGTTATGCCCGCTACCTGCGCTGGGAAGCCGAACTCTACGGTGGCGCAGATCACACGCTGACCGATCTGCTGGCGATCCGCCTGGTGTGGGAAGTGGCGCTCTGGCGCAGTTTCGCGTCCAGAGGAATGGCGGAAGCGTGGCGCACACGCAGTCATGAATTGGTCGGCGATCAACTGGATGCAGCGCTCCAGCGCGCGATCGCTGGCGATCTGTTGCTCCAGCGCGCCTTCGAGAAAGCGTATCAGCGCCAGTTGTTTGCCTGCCTCGGTACGCCAAAACCGGTCAAACACGCAACACGGAAGCGGGCGCAGGCCGCCTTCTGCATCGATGTCCGCTCCGAGATCTTTCGGCGCGCGCTCGAAACCGTGACCGATGAGATCGAGACAATCGGATTTGCGGGTTTCTTTGGCTTCCCGATCGAGTATGTGCCGCTGGCGGAAACCCGCGGCGGAGCGCAGTGTCCGGTCTTGCTTACGCCGCAGTTCGTCATTGCCGAGTCGGTCGGCGGTGCGTCCGAAACTGAAGTGACCGCCGTGATCGAGAAGCGCGCCCTGAATCAGCGCGTCGCCAAAGTATGGCGCATGTTCAAGTTCGGACCGGTCTCCTGCTTCGGGTTCGTCGGTCCGGTCGGGCTGGCATATGTGCGGAAGTTGCTGCTGGATACGCTGGGAATTACCCGCCCGGTGCCGCATCCGGCGACTTTCGGGCTGGATGCGCGCACCCGCGAGCGCGTCAAACCGAGCCTCGAACCGCGCGCGATCGGTGGGCGCACAACGGGCATGTCGCCGGAGCAGCGGGTGAATGTCGCCGAAGGCGCACTCAAAGCGATGTCGTTGACGAGCAACTTTGCTCGCCTCGTGCTGCTTGCCGGGCACGGCTCGACGACCGTCAACAACCCGCATGCGACCGGTCTTGACTGCGGCGCATGCGGTGGTCATACCGGCGAGGCGAATGTGCGGGTGGCAGTGCAGATACTTAACGATCCGGCGGCGCGCACCGGCTTGAAAGCGCGCGGCATTGTCATTCCAGACGATACCGTGTTTGTGGCCGGTCTACACGACACCACGACCGATGATGTGACCATTTTTGATAAGAATGATATTCCGGCAAGCCATGCCGATGATCTGAGGCGGCTCGAAGCCGATCTCGCCGCCGCCGGACGACTGGCGCGCGCCGAGCGGGCTGCTTTGCTGAAGATTGATCCGAAGGG
This region includes:
- a CDS encoding proton-conducting transporter transmembrane domain-containing protein, with translation MEGMMGGNLALIGYLAPLSLAVVALIAWLSRSVNLTFQLGRIASIGSFLLLLGLGIVVFTSGPMVSPVIGVGEAGIALRLDALSVMMSWLVTLLGTLLIQFSRNYLDGDPHQKLFFIRLYLTVSAVLLMVLSGNLWQLVLAWIGMSLALHELLVFYPERPRALRAARKKFITARIGDVCLIVAAVLLAQTFGTTDLGMIREAAASALAGGTIPAGAAIAAILIVIVAALKSAMFPFHGWLLEVMETPTPVSALLHAGLLNAGIFLVVRFGELVFLSTPALILLIVLGGFTAIFASSSMITQTSVKVSLAYSSAAHMGFMIMLCGFGAHTVAIMHLIAHSCYKAHAFLSSGSIIEYVRDTGAQKLDTAPHPLSLLANMAVSVAVFLAVATAIGIDITKRPGETAMITIFMIAVAYLLVKGNTDKAPISVIGRTMLMATLVTMAFFALEVMAEALLGGAVAVYPPLDMPTMIAVVLAVVLFGIVMAFSAFLPALVNRPAWRALYVHLKNGFYANAMFDRFLDVFRLAR
- a CDS encoding YbcC family protein translates to MHMAETRTRPAPMMAASLQMVTADMIAAAAKRAEQRIAPLWPLRNFVAVNPYLGLLDYSFETAAELLARRAGARTTAPRAFYAQAIRDGRITDADLASALAEGSPSPGAPATVEALKAFALSNAPEPTFTTLPTVADVAREITGVNWADIVTDSISAWAGAYFDLGQSYWRSPWKPMSAYAAWRAEATYDRTPHIRGAQGFHQALRELPESAMETIIAAVEMLHIPADGLEAYLHRLLLTIHGWAGYARYLRWEAELYGGADHTLTDLLAIRLVWEVALWRSFASRGMAEAWRTRSHELVGDQLDAALQRAIAGDLLLQRAFEKAYQRQLFACLGTPKPVKHATRKRAQAAFCIDVRSEIFRRALETVTDEIETIGFAGFFGFPIEYVPLAETRGGAQCPVLLTPQFVIAESVGGASETEVTAVIEKRALNQRVAKVWRMFKFGPVSCFGFVGPVGLAYVRKLLLDTLGITRPVPHPATFGLDARTRERVKPSLEPRAIGGRTTGMSPEQRVNVAEGALKAMSLTSNFARLVLLAGHGSTTVNNPHATGLDCGACGGHTGEANVRVAVQILNDPAARTGLKARGIVIPDDTVFVAGLHDTTTDDVTIFDKNDIPASHADDLRRLEADLAAAGRLARAERAALLKIDPKGNIDGAVRQRSRDWSQVRPEWGLAGCAAFIAAPRDRTAGAKLDGRSFLHNYDWRQDEGFGVLELIMTAPMIVASWINLQYYGSTVDNRVFGSGNKTLHNVVGTLGVLEGNSGDLRVGLPWQSVHDGERYVHEPMRLHVMIEAPIEAMTAIIARHEQVRQLLDNGWLYLFALDERGKVTHTYAGGLRWEAC
- a CDS encoding SPFH domain-containing protein, with amino-acid sequence MNVAGRTIAIVFALLIIVGLGAATARFVQVDEGQRGIIITSGAVEGVQEPGVFFRPFAPLTRVEIVNVRRQTLQISQNVASSDKQLYDIDIQIDFSRKTDPESLRQMYARLGAEDDLLRLQLEGFASDALKSASTQFTLDQALSDRGGFSQRIRANLTSPPGPGQQSPADQLFVVIEAVKVLDIKVSEEYARLLSEKANLEVKIETEERRRQQIEAEQANNLFQAEQEARVALTREKGQTAAALEAANREAQVRAIQGRYWRENPELFELRTRELMVEMLKSGNIWFIDPNTNITLLLNQMATGTTVVPNPSSGQRTSTQPSQPATPEQPAAPTTPTTP